One window of Phycisphaeraceae bacterium genomic DNA carries:
- a CDS encoding GNAT family N-acetyltransferase, giving the protein MPDLTPNLRVRPARPDDVPFILAMIKELATYEREPDAVHSNEPSLRQYLFGMGFGRGPCAEALIGEINDTPQAAAVYFMNFSTWSGAVGLYLEDLYVRPDARRLGIGKALLVELASIARARGCRRMEWAVLDWNSTAQDFYKTLGAREMSGWHVWRMDEHALQRLADTTR; this is encoded by the coding sequence ATGCCCGATCTCACGCCGAATCTGCGCGTCCGACCCGCCCGGCCGGACGATGTACCCTTCATTCTCGCGATGATCAAGGAACTCGCGACCTATGAGCGCGAGCCCGACGCCGTCCATTCCAATGAGCCATCGCTCCGCCAATACCTGTTCGGCATGGGTTTCGGCCGCGGCCCATGCGCCGAGGCCCTGATCGGTGAGATCAACGACACCCCTCAGGCCGCGGCGGTTTACTTCATGAATTTCTCGACCTGGTCGGGCGCCGTGGGGCTCTATCTCGAAGACCTGTATGTCCGTCCCGACGCGCGGCGTCTTGGGATCGGGAAGGCTCTGCTCGTCGAACTCGCATCGATCGCGCGGGCACGGGGTTGCCGCCGGATGGAGTGGGCGGTGCTCGATTGGAATTCCACCGCGCAGGATTTCTACAAGACGCTCGGCGCGCGCGAGATGTCGGGCTGGCACGTCTGGCGCATGGATGAGCACGCGCTGCAGCGACTTGCTGATACGACACGGTGA